Genomic DNA from Lutibacter sp. A80:
TTGTAGATAAACAGTATTTTGTTGATGAACAGCGGTTTGGACCATATTCGCTTTGGCATCACAAACATTTTATTAAAGAAATTCAAGGAGGAGTAGAAATGGAAGATATTATAGATTACAAAGTTCCTTTTGGAGTTTTAGGCAGGTTGGTACATCCATTTTTAGTAAAGCCAAAACTTACAGAGATTTTTAATTACAGAACCAAAAAGTTAATTGAACTTTTTGGACATTATAAAACATAGTAAATGCTAACTTTTAAATATGTTATTCTTATGACTTTAATGCTAGATTCAAATTACACGATAGTTAATTTTACAAAAAACACCATGTTATATGACTGGGTTACTGTAACCGATGTAGTTATGGGCGGACAGTCTACTAGTACAATTAGTATTAATGCAGCAGGAAATGCACTATTTAAAGGAAGCATATCTTTAGAAAATAATGGCGGATTTTCTTTGCTAAGACATCGTTTTCAAAAGTTAGATATATCTCAATTCAATAATATTAAACTTCGTTTAAAGGGCGATGGTAAAATGTATCAATTTAGAATAAAACCATCTAGATTTCATCAATATGCATATATTTATAATTTTAAAACCAATGGAGAGTGGCAAACTATTGAGCTAAACTTAACAGATTTTCAACCTGCTTTTAGGGGTAGAAATCTAGATATGCCAAATTTTTCAGGAAATGAGCTCGAAGAAATTGGTTTTTTAATAGGAAATAAATTGTCTGAAAATTTTGAACTTGTAATAAACTCTATTGTTTTAGAATAATTTTTATATGAATAAAAGACCGTTTATACCAAGTGCAATTATTTTAGATACCACAAAAGCGCTAGAAAAATTTCAGAATTTAACATTGCGACCGATAATTAAATCGTTAAACGATTTATTACAAGGCTATTTAAAAAATTATATTCTTTTAAAAAGGTTTAATATAGCTACTGCAACTACTATCGATAAAGATAAATTTATTACATCTGCATTTTTGAATGATAATCAATTAAAAAATGAAATAAAAGGGATGGTAATCGGTCATTTTTCTATTGAAGAATTTAATTTTTATATAGAGCATCAAAAACAGATTAACAAAAGAATTTTAAGCATTGTTAAGCAGCGTGTTTTAAGTTATTATTAAAACAGGTTCATTTTTTATATTAAAAATTAAAATTTTAGATTAATAATTAACACAATGTTTTTTGAATTACATGATGTGTTGCATAATTACTATTTAATACAATTTAGTCTTTAAACGAGGGGTGTTTTTTGTGTTAATGCACTGTTAATTTTGTTACATATTACTTTCTAAATGGTAAACCAAATTGGTAAACCAGCTGTAAGTTAGTTATTTATAAACATTAAATAAAACGATTATAAATAGCTTTCTCTTTTTTTTAACTGATATTTATCATTATAACTCTTGGTTAAATCTTCTAATTTTACAATACTTAATTAAATAATAA
This window encodes:
- a CDS encoding SRPBCC family protein, with amino-acid sequence MKFSSKGIVYRLSSKQKLPITVDEAWEFLSSPKNLKIITPDYMSFDILSGADKPMFAGQIIQYIVTPILGIKTNWVTEITHVVDKQYFVDEQRFGPYSLWHHKHFIKEIQGGVEMEDIIDYKVPFGVLGRLVHPFLVKPKLTEIFNYRTKKLIELFGHYKT
- a CDS encoding CIA30 family protein yields the protein MLTFKYVILMTLMLDSNYTIVNFTKNTMLYDWVTVTDVVMGGQSTSTISINAAGNALFKGSISLENNGGFSLLRHRFQKLDISQFNNIKLRLKGDGKMYQFRIKPSRFHQYAYIYNFKTNGEWQTIELNLTDFQPAFRGRNLDMPNFSGNELEEIGFLIGNKLSENFELVINSIVLE
- a CDS encoding glyoxalase is translated as MNKRPFIPSAIILDTTKALEKFQNLTLRPIIKSLNDLLQGYLKNYILLKRFNIATATTIDKDKFITSAFLNDNQLKNEIKGMVIGHFSIEEFNFYIEHQKQINKRILSIVKQRVLSYY